Proteins co-encoded in one Flavobacteriaceae bacterium MAR_2009_75 genomic window:
- a CDS encoding peptidase M1-like protein, giving the protein MNSKIATFIIATLSLYSYSQEFTEQDTLRGSITPEREWWNLNYYDLYVDVNADDKFISGSNTIRYEVLKPLQVLQMDLQPPMTIDKVTQEGKTLDVEHNGNAHFIQLKKPQKRGQYNQLTVQFSGHPKEAVRAPWDGGFSWKKDANGKNFIATSNQGLGASVWWPNKDHMYDEVDSMSIRIKTPPGLMDVSNGKLIKTDEETNTYHWFVANPINNYGVNINIGDYAHFREKYAGEKGTLDMDYYVLSYNLEKAKQHFKDAAKMMEAFEHWFGPYPFYEDGFKLVEVPYLGMEHQSSVTYGNKYMKGYLGKDLSGTGWGLKFDFIIIHEAGHEWFANNITYKDMADMWIHESFTAYSENLFLDYYYGKEAAADYVIGTRNNILNDEPIIGTYNVNAQGSKDMYYKGANLLHTIRQLIDDDQKWREILRGLNKTFYHQTVTTKQIENYISKQSNIDLSKIIDQYLRTSQIPVFEYKLSNGNLKYRYVDIVDGFKMPLSISIGDNEFILTPSQEWKTKQIKDSITGTLRVNRNYYVNVHKL; this is encoded by the coding sequence ATGAACAGCAAGATAGCAACATTTATAATTGCAACACTAAGCCTATATTCTTACTCACAAGAATTCACAGAACAAGATACCTTACGCGGTAGTATCACTCCCGAACGAGAATGGTGGAATTTGAATTACTACGATTTATATGTAGATGTAAATGCTGACGACAAATTCATCTCAGGTAGTAATACCATTCGCTATGAGGTTTTAAAACCCCTTCAAGTTCTTCAAATGGACTTACAGCCTCCTATGACTATCGACAAGGTTACCCAAGAAGGAAAAACTCTCGATGTTGAGCATAATGGCAATGCACATTTTATCCAATTAAAAAAACCTCAAAAAAGAGGGCAGTATAATCAGTTGACCGTTCAATTTTCCGGCCACCCGAAAGAGGCGGTTCGCGCGCCTTGGGACGGTGGATTTTCGTGGAAAAAAGATGCAAACGGCAAAAACTTTATCGCAACATCAAACCAAGGCCTAGGTGCCAGCGTCTGGTGGCCCAATAAAGACCATATGTACGATGAAGTTGACAGTATGTCTATACGTATTAAGACGCCACCTGGTCTTATGGATGTGTCTAACGGAAAACTCATAAAGACCGATGAAGAAACCAATACCTATCACTGGTTTGTAGCCAACCCTATCAATAACTATGGAGTAAATATAAACATCGGCGACTATGCCCATTTCAGAGAAAAATATGCAGGCGAAAAAGGCACTTTGGATATGGATTACTACGTTCTCTCTTACAACTTGGAAAAGGCAAAACAACATTTTAAAGATGCTGCTAAAATGATGGAAGCTTTTGAACATTGGTTTGGCCCCTACCCTTTCTACGAAGACGGTTTTAAATTGGTTGAAGTACCCTATTTGGGCATGGAGCATCAGAGTTCGGTCACCTATGGAAACAAATACATGAAAGGTTATTTGGGTAAGGATTTATCAGGGACCGGATGGGGGCTAAAATTTGACTTCATTATTATTCATGAAGCCGGCCATGAATGGTTTGCCAACAACATAACATACAAAGACATGGCCGATATGTGGATTCATGAAAGCTTTACTGCCTACTCAGAAAATCTTTTTCTTGATTACTACTATGGTAAAGAAGCCGCTGCAGATTATGTAATCGGTACCAGAAATAATATTTTAAACGATGAGCCCATAATCGGCACATATAACGTAAACGCTCAGGGTTCAAAAGATATGTATTACAAAGGTGCCAACCTGCTTCATACGATTCGGCAGTTGATAGATGATGACCAGAAATGGAGAGAAATATTGCGTGGTCTAAACAAAACCTTCTATCACCAAACGGTAACTACGAAACAGATAGAGAACTACATTTCAAAGCAATCGAATATTGACCTATCTAAAATCATTGACCAGTACCTTCGCACATCTCAAATACCTGTCTTTGAATATAAACTATCGAACGGCAATTTAAAATACAGGTATGTTGATATTGTTGATGGCTTTAAAATGCCATTATCTATTTCTATCGGTGATAATGAATTTATTCTTACCCCATCTCAAGAATGGAAAACGAAGCAAATTAAAGATTCGATAACGGGAACATTGAGGGTGAACAGAAACTACTATGTGAACGTACATAAATTGTAA